The Paramixta manurensis region GTATCGGCGAAACATCCGGTGTTGCGCTTTGCCATTGCAAGGTTACTGTAGGCGATGTAATGGCGCGCCAAAAGTGTTCCAGCGTGAAATCAGATAAAGTCTCAGCGCCGAAGTTGCCGCTTAACATTGGGCCGCTAAAGGTGACTAAGCCGCTCTTCGCCAGCAGCGCCAGTTGTAAAGCGGTAAAGTCACTGTGGCCGCAAATGATCGGCATCTTTGAAGAAAATCGTTGCCGTAAGCCCGCAAAATCAACCTGATCCAATAGGCGCGTGACACCGTAACCGCCACGAATCGCCAAAATAATATCCGGCAAATGATCGAGCCGCGCCAGACCATTAATATCCTGTAAACGCTCGGCGTCGTTACCGGCAAAGCGCTGAAAGCGGCGCGTTATCGCCTCGGTATTTTCTACCGTATGACCCCATTCACGCAGACGTGTGACCGCACGTTCTGCGGCAATTTGGTTGTGGCAATAACCAGAAGGCGCAATCAATCGGATAAGGTGCGAAGTAGACATAAGCGTAAATTTTCTCCGTTAATGCGTGCAATCCCGACGAAGTGCGTGAAGATCCGCAGTAAGGTGGTGAAACGGCTTTCCCGCGTGGTGTCGCAGACAGAACTGTGACACGGCATCCATTTTTTGAGCAATGTCGGCTTTTTAAGCGCCGCGTCAGGAATCCTTTTTCCCTCTTTGCGGTCCAATTAACCCGATAATGACGAAAAGTGGGCGCTAAGTCATCATTGCCCGCTGTTTTCTAAGCAATTCAGATAAACGGTAATAGTTAAAAGCGGGTCGCCAGGTAACATTGGCGAGGACTATACAAGCTCCGGGGAACAACACAGCGTGAAAATCCGTTCGCTTATTCTATCTGCGCTTTTGCTGGCAGGCTGCGCCAGTGAGCCTCCAAGGCAAACACCACCTGAACCACAGACGCCGTTAACCAAGGCGCCGCCGCAAAAAGTTTCCCAGGCATGGTCGTTATTTACTGAAAATGCCGCCAGCCACTATGGCG contains the following coding sequences:
- the ldcA gene encoding muramoyltetrapeptide carboxypeptidase, with the protein product MSTSHLIRLIAPSGYCHNQIAAERAVTRLREWGHTVENTEAITRRFQRFAGNDAERLQDINGLARLDHLPDIILAIRGGYGVTRLLDQVDFAGLRQRFSSKMPIICGHSDFTALQLALLAKSGLVTFSGPMLSGNFGAETLSDFTLEHFWRAITSPTVTLQWQSATPDVSPIQGTVWGGNLAMIMTLVGTPWLPTPDNGILVIEDVNEHPFRTERMLLQLHHSGILARQRAIVTGSFTGANLTDYDNGFNFDTVWQTVRDITGLPVISGLDFGHDHDTVTLPLGAKGEVQVNQGMAQLTLTGHPILR